The Sphingomonas sanguinis nucleotide sequence CATAGGCGACGGACAACGCCGCCTGATGCTTCAGGCACGTGGTCGCCGCGAGCAGCCGCGCCACCTCGTCCTGGCTCAGCACCACCGGCAGCTTGCGCACGTGCCGCATGCGGACCAGCTTGCGCGCCAGGTCCGGCCGGTCGAGCGTCTGCGTGAAGAAGAACCGCAGCGCCGACACGATGGCGTTCATGGTCGGTGCCGGCACGCCCAGGTCACATTGCTCGATCTGGAAGCGCCGGACATCCTCCGCCGTTGCCGTGTCCGGCGGGCGCCCGAGGAACGTGGCGAACCGGCCGACATCGCGGATGTAGTTACGCTGCGTCTCGTGACCGAAACGGCGCATATCCATCTCGTCGATGAGACGCTGGCGTAGCGGGCTGACGGCAACAACCGGGGCAATAATGGTCATGGCAGGGCTCCTTTCGTGGAACCCCGATGCTCTGCCTCTCGCCCGCAGGGCTCAACCGGCGCGCAACGCCCGTTGTATCACCTCAACCATGCCCCGCACGCCCCTCCCGCGCAGCGGGTTCGTGCAACCACCCATTCCATTCTCTTCGTCCACTTTTGAGCAACCGCTGCACGCCTGCCGCTTTTGTGATGAACGAATGGCGGAAGTTGGGGGCGGGGAGGGAGACGTTGAATGACGGGTTGTGGGTCATCGCGGCGAAGGGGAGGGCGGCAGCTCTCGCCCAGTTGCGGACATTCCACAGCCTGTTACGCTACTCTATGCCTTTGGTGCGCGAAACGAACGTCTGCCTCACGCTTGAACAGTTGGAGGGTGTGATTTGGGATGACCCGGATCAGGAGGACACCCTCATGGTGCAACGGGTTCACGCAATCCGAAAAAAGCCTATTGGAAGTCTAACTGATGACGAGTTGCGGTTGGCCGTCAGCCAGTGTGTAGGAATACCTTTCATTCTCGACGTAGCTTTCCAGCGTTTGATCGGCGACCCGCTGCTTGACGCCGACTGCTATCCCGGTGACCTTCTGTCTGCCCTGATGACAGCCAAGGATGAGCTTTGGGTCGAGCGCCCTCATCTCCGTTCCCAGCTTGTAGACCTGTATGCCTACGCGATGGCGCAGCCCCTCGACGCGACCGCTGCTTTTCGAGAAAGCTTGGGCCTGCCGCCAAGTGATCGGCCGACAAACTGATCCGGGCCGAATGCCCGCTTTCCACCCACAACCGATCGGTCTGCTTACGTTCAGTAGCGGACGTTGCCCCTCTAGTGCAGGGTTGCGATCTTGGATGAGAACGGAGCGTTGCGATGAGCCTGCTATTTTCCCTCGCTGCACTCTTTGCCATTGAGACCTGGGGCCAACCCCTGGAGGATCTGGCAACACGAAATCTCCAAGTATATGCTTGGTACTGCGACGGCACGGGCTGCGCAGACACGCCGCGGCGGTTTGCCGGCACAGTACAATTCGATACGGTCAGATCGAGTTTGCCTGCGGATACAAAGGCATTCGGGCCCGAGGGCTGGACCGCCGTTCTCACTTGCAACGAGACGCGGGGACGGCTCGCCGCTTGCCGTATTGAGCCAGATTCGACAGCGACCGGTGAGGCAGCTGAGCATGCCTTAGCACTGACGCGGCGTTTACATCTCAGATCAACCTCGGCAATTCGCAACAAGCGAGCCACAATCCTTCTAAGCATTACCTACTCGGCAGGAGAATGCGGGTGGCAGTGCGTTCCTACCCCCGCGCCGCCCAGATTGCCGGGCTGACTCGACGACAGCTAACCATCCAAGACGGGCGTTTTTCCGACCAGCACGACGGCTTAGGATACCCTGTTTCCAATATGAACGAATGGCAGAATTCGGAAAGCTTGCGAGACACACCCAATGGCCGCAACTGGGTCTAGCTGGCTTTGGCGCACGGCACTAAGTCTGCCGGCGCACGCTGCAAATAAGCTGGTTTTCCCGGTCGACTTTTCAGCATCTTCGCTGTTCGGCATCACTTCAGAACGTCTAATAGCGCCTCGGCGAGCTCGCTGCTCCGAAACGGCTTAGTTATGCGGGGCACGGCAGGATCGATACCTTCCGCTTCGGCATAGCCCGACACGATCAGTGCTGGCAGCCCAGGCTGAAGACCGTTGAGTGTCGTGACCAATTGAGCTCCGGTCATCCCCGCCATGAGATGATCGGTAACGAGGAGGTCCGGGACCAACCCGTCCCGCACCATCTGGAGGGCAGTTTCTCCCGAGGCCGCCTCGACCACGTCATAGCCGAAGTCGGAGAGCATGTGCGCCGTGCTCATCCGCACCAGGTCTTCGTCGTCGACCAACAGTACCACTCCCCGCGCGTCGCTGCGCTCGACGGGCTGGGCCGATCGCTGCTCGGCTTCTGGAAGGTCGTGACCGACGCGCAGCCAGAGCGCGACCGCAGTCCCCTTGCCGACCTCGCTATCGATCGTCAACGCGCCGCCCAACTGTGCCGCCAACCCGTGCACCATCGACAGGCCCAGCCCGGTTCCTTTACCGATCCCCTTGGTCGAGAAGAATGGTTCGACTGCGCGCGCCCGCGTCTGTTCATCCATACCCACCCCAGTGTCGCTGACGCTGATCCGCACATAATGGCCGCGTGACAGTCCGCGCCGTGGTTCGCGTACCGACTCGCGCGTCACTTTGATCGTCAGCGTTCCACCGTCAGGCATGGCATCGCGCGCGTTCACTGCCAAGTTAAGGAGCGCCATTTCCAGCTGGTTGGCATCCGCCTTCGCGAGCGGCAGATCGGGTGCGACCTGCAATTGCAGCGCGATCGTCGGCCCCAGCGTCGACCCGATCAGGTCGAGCATCCCGTCAACAAGCTGCGGTACGTCCACGGCTATCGTCTGAAGCGGTTGGCGACGCGCGAACGCCAGGAGGCGCTGGACCAATGTTCGAGCACGCTCGGCCGACTGCAGCGCGCCATCGATCAGCC carries:
- a CDS encoding contact-dependent growth inhibition system immunity protein, giving the protein MNEWRKLGAGRETLNDGLWVIAAKGRAAALAQLRTFHSLLRYSMPLVRETNVCLTLEQLEGVIWDDPDQEDTLMVQRVHAIRKKPIGSLTDDELRLAVSQCVGIPFILDVAFQRLIGDPLLDADCYPGDLLSALMTAKDELWVERPHLRSQLVDLYAYAMAQPLDATAAFRESLGLPPSDRPTN